The following proteins come from a genomic window of Plasmodium vivax chromosome 3, whole genome shotgun sequence:
- a CDS encoding hypothetical protein, conserved (encoded by transcript PVX_096110A), giving the protein MDYHFALKKQDLSVSIDMHNERIEGSTTMTLAMYMPIYYLYDEEDFAKANYDISKVRIRSDADSCEGGDDQVVEEEEEDEEVQGEGEGGDAVDAGDGETTEGRRGDEEERSKQEASPNLAETPSPAAFAAYGEGEEHGGEGRHSQHGKHGNHGKHGNHGDHGNHGKHEKHSKHGKNKKHRKHGKHGKHRRHSKHAAPNGAEPQEEAPRDVPLLEDKAYAKFMKRKKEKKIFVVLEMPHNINSSAYQDVKVNGRERESYYIVYSSMGHGGEPYVEGDAHRKHERCEQRERCEQQDQQDQQDLHSHHNLQQPTGHSENPGQDAEAERRGPPNSIATDEETEKKENLKLKLKLKQVNFANSNGRSNVDGEVAQGCGSPPWEDAEGGNDPTGEVPHEKGKTKRKAEAEGEEDHRYADDNHKSKHIPNILDLVSLNKYTEENHLKGSNYMFIVIEDDIWNKEKEKNCNNWKNFCQGETVTVKRKGEYHIKILIEISLTFSLFNLSSSRNNLYFNRSENLLVGLQNYACNSTWFPTLSKMGNIYGRCSWGLLFKIEKPYVVISSNSLINVYDVGNVNFFLYKTSSRHGKLAPHQISLYAGRFDFLHLNNLNFKDFHQINYDFLYKTEVGLRSNKSYSVDQYGKAKGKGGGGAFGRTDRLAEGAVPPSRENLSSGGKPKRRSSTRRYYVDSEGSSEGAMGANNAMGVNKAIGANGANSVTNADAANNTDAANNAGAANNAGAANNAGAANNPDGVNSNGATAATAPDQGGAPPTSEYREKGVPKKEWRSYYERVKDKVVPNIFIFTVKNYKDEMVHSSYHVGYVLRAFLEMSKESFPFDNVTILFLPLSFLNLEHYPSSESIESSISAHIYDDMKNGYSLFANSNLLNAKLSEPYVFLGNNKYFIFGNVIVFSTQILHSLYDTLFNISLYSYKIVMAEGLLSLCFDHYADVVKDESVHLVLMLKCLVLQKYLEQIFGTIEMNVIFYELRERYCSLVELFGDVNLFYHCGKERGKSFTSTQVRKMPAGMVSPHSNVPPTGESFPTHGRSPYALNSLFFLKAFLCVRIFFNILKSFSFCATIQQYCFGLFFSYLKRKGRVISSSKFWKQVLAECTRRYIESYKQLPKNKFKMKRIDLHANSSELRSDEHEQYQLLEKYFSQFLQTYIKGYGVCQYILTFNVHLQRKGTSMDSFNFLVSQNSINPFNFVNENFHSDYFLAEMASTSVYNLLELNKHIDWKSSTHGGKHNSRRNKMIMQNYLDRIYYDKLSEKGSPSDYFHHNLEKQFLSFLKEKKNLQIDHFYEYREDLLSRKANELLKRHVMRRKRKSFAFLPRATLRKMALPGQIGTTQSSKDTIGRNPVGYVPKREEQALGEGAGATPLQSENESNWLVAKRHTEGATEGDTCKDQTGGALYGGTADGEVPLIDEPLAQRDVSKKRKSKKRKRHEKGKKKKKKKKKSNREQTTVDDLIRAEKINRRLKISRNYFLKKKKEIINLPYSNYDSLELIARDGNFYLGFGYVGSDDLALTTGKGNLHNNIIAYQKFKNCNLKKLSELCVDKHHIHEYNSTTPFHTSCIYPQWKTTLRLFYYLHLLSKIQKKKKLLMRATAPVLDAKEENEIDIFGQGDHVGGKLLADKQGRKKQKKERKKKEKKKDTHGGSRHDEARHRHRKAKRRKKMHKMGGIQMVENLEGAQNVESVENVENMGSMNQAEGATGVPSGGVNADEEEALRGGYGGDVDGFNHPPYGTLESTTSLNFDYLYAGGMLEGGVTAPPFDSIANEGVSVGKAQGGHADGINDVADDAAVDVTVDGEADPAASHAGDPPGGGESKKEKKKKREKRKMKKSKEKIKSLRDLLLNNKLYAENYLNPYVANNMPISVDENKFFFCLLKIEIVEDDGVRVVKKNLLDNVTPTRFSVNARPEKGRKKVAFKHEAIYMSKHEEYVSRNPIDAMESYTNETVKFIGITNESDKHMIEYCKQKVLKKDKSLMCLDNRKLVAKICSKGKIPLLWIRIDNDFSILGRIRRTQSASMWIQQLFNDNNVFAQLESSFALAFIPFFFLQRNVAGGGAASAVVAVTGGVTAASGGVAGQVDYKTDQGTHPDGTLGINMHSHGVGASNSGTNPPHSTANGGENIGEDSMQFIQSVLSTNKSGKHKKNDFHLGTLPFNVASGATLDSQLLNDSYDVAHGQENPPHKNRMLEREVTSNSMANEKNVGAHHSSKGLMNNIVNADYASYAAGEEEEEEEDAGLELPNLPSSGKYEKRRSSHLARIARNDEAPMKEKINANLVNEDQNDLLKMERLSSHSSSSGSETDVLDCNFSTSTIDDLNEDANASERNYSSSSYKKQKNYKKKWSRKISIANIPINVEVIKCLYKSITATYLHYMVKVRCVYSLCFIHNRYLCTQKIIQNLFLDYADEFYGNDLNQKRFMHAFYVAMSLLRNRNNRTPKIILFFFANKCANFVYSLNLSERYHLVSDAQGGVAAHSQGGIAASFQGVPPQGASPSGGMTNRMGKCPQKGEPPEELREDANASKLSCATSFPLIFPPSTNDLCKSYDSVSLKQGEAHRGSHSAVVNKDAPPEGAHDEVEMDFVVERMAALTQDQQEMCQEEGGILLPRRRTPHSYKTAQQKRTRKVTYERELLIQREEEEDIKMVLECLGNIRFKGEALPISGHLSGVPYGPTKDNPMSNKECLFSEYLSNATQSHPPHSAISHDNSFCKKNKKKNYHTYDFCNIHIYNHDEKKLKNNFLKLKKKKKEYVEELIDVLFLIYQLKKLSPFLPISDWVIIILIRTIGRNRSILDAFKRKMHWEYKDHFDFCRCLPSEVSPKGSGFNMSNFISARNANWFRLEIVRAIIHLILQGSIRLFQVFYRYTSEGEYSHDERGTQGCPPKWRPNSFASTPTKEKYLFVSNYTNYVERKTICSHVLNIYSAFQFCLQIAQLYEDAQFEMLLWSSLYSMLLICQQKHPFFFLPFSKMFSKYFKDYQKRSYSPFEFYFLLYGLSDVNAFEKGSLGGAAGYLGGAANYLGGAANYLGGANYLSGAAKGGPFSHPPDGCYSTDGRRSSDEHAANSLKQKSHPQLATSKGTKDAHIYKYSIVGYIKLITILKNVRHTNKLKKNFIQMSFIKYIVRCIHSILRSLIVSLASSNVNYFNNAILFELKNIMAFFFGYGIPPCCSSEWPRIYRPHYDQLRTIASKGVQINDLIKFLRTYYDNDKLFEWKIVASEFINVLKNMKELELFVDSPTVSLQKFNFVKENIWLTLIGAKLRNDIYKLPMDLKRDILLLLKNIRLVDMCLGTNHYEHVNNIFTVCWFIIVKIFQNYEKSK; this is encoded by the exons atggaCTACCACTTCGCACTGAAGAAGCAGGACCTCTCGGTCAGCATCGACATGCACAATGAGAGGATCGAAGGGAGCACCACCATGACGCTGGCCATGTACATGCCCATTTATTACCTCTACGATGAGGAAGATTTTGCCAAGGCCAACTATGACATTAGCAAAGTGCGGATTAGGAGCGACGCAGACAGCTGTGAAGGGGGTGATGATCAAGTggtggaagaagaagaggaggacgaagAGGTGCAGGGGGAAGGTGAAGGGGGGGACGCCGTAGATGCAGGGGATGGCGAAACCACGGAGGGGAGAAGAGGTGACGAGGAGGAGAGGTCCAAACAGGAGGCATCCCCCAACCTGGCTGAAACACCCAGCCCCGCTGCGTTCGCCGCCTACGGGGAGGGTGAGGAGCACGGAGGAGAGGGGAGGCACAGCCAGCATGGCAAACATGGCAATCATGGCAAACATGGCAATCATGGCGATCATGGCAATCATGGCAAACATGAAAAACACAGCAAgcacggaaaaaataaaaagcatcGAAAGCACGGAAAACATGGCAAACACCGGAGGCACTCCAAACACGCCGCGCCAAACGGGGCAGAGCCCCAGGAGGAGGCCCCGCGGGACGTCCCCCTGCTGGAGGACAAAGCCTACGCCAAATttatgaagagaaaaaaggaaaagaaaatattcgTCGTCCTTGAAATGCCACACAACATCAACTCGAGTGCCTACCAGGATGTTAAAGTGAATGGGCGCGAACGGGAGAGCTACTACATCGTGTATAGCAGCATGGGGCATGGCGGCGAGCCCTACGTTGAGGGGGACGCCCATCGGAAGCATGAGCGGTGTGAGCAGCGTGAGCGGTGTGAGCAGCAGGATCAGCAGGATCAGCAGGATCTGCACTCCCATCATAACCTGCAACAACCGACGGGGCACAGCGAGAACCCGGGCCAAGACGCAGAGGCGGAAAGGAGGGGACCCCCAAACAGCATAGCAACAGACGAAGAAacagaaaagaaggaaaactTAAAGTTGAAGCTGAAGTTGAAGCAAGTCAATTTTGCCAACTCGAATGGGCGCAGTAACGTAGATGGAGAAGTCGCCCAGGGTTGTGgatcccccccctgggaagACGCCGAAGGGGGGAACGACCCAACAGGAGAAGTGCCCCatgaaaaaggcaaaacgaagaggaaggcagaagcggaaggggaggaagaccaCAGATATGCCGATGACAATCACAAGAGCAAACACATCCCAAACATCCTAGACCTCGTTTCTCTAAACAAATACACAGAGGAGAATCACCTCAAGGGGAGCAACTACATGTTCATAGTGATAGAAGACGATATATGGaataaggaaaaggaaaaaaattgcaacaacTGGAAAAATTTTTGCCAAGGAGAAACAGTCACAGTGAAGAGGAAGGGAGAATAccacataaaaattttaatagaAATAAGTTTAACCTTTTCCCTATTCAATTTGTCCTCCTCCCGTAACAATTTATATTTCAATAGGAGTGAAAACTTACTGGTAGGTTTGCAAAACTATGCATGTAACAGCACTTGGTTCCCAACTTTGTCAAAAATGGGTAACATTTATGGGAGATGCTCTTGGGGACTCCTcttcaaaattgaaaagccCTACGTGGTTATATCGTCCAATAGCTTAATAAATGTGTACGATGTGGGCAATgtaaatttctttctttacAAGACTAGCAGCCGGCATGGCAAATTGGCTCCCCATCAGATCTCTCTCTATGCTGGTAGGTTCGATTTCCTTCacttaaataatttaaactTTAAAGATTTCCACCAAATAAATTACGACTTTTTATACAAAACGGAGGTGGGGTTGAGGAGTAATAAGTCCTATTCGGTGGATCAGTATGGGAAAGCCAagggcaaaggggggggaggtgcctTTGGCAGAACGGATAGGCTGGCCGAGGGTGCCGTGCCACCCTCCAGGGAGAACCTCTCCTCGGGGGGAAAGCCCAAGCGGAGGTCCTCCACTAGGCGGTACTACGTCGACTCGGAGGGGAGCAGCGAGGGCGCGATGGGTGCGAACAACGCGATGGGTGTGAATAAAGCGATTGGTGCGAATGGCGCGAATAGCGTGACCAACGCGGATGCTGCGAACAACACGGACGCTGCGAACAACGCGGGCGCCGCTAACAACGCGGGCGCCGCTAACAACGCGGGCGCCGCTAACAACCCGGACGGTGTTAACAGTAATGGTGCAACCGCTGCTACCGCCCCGGATCAGGGGGGCGCGCCGCCCACGAGCGAGTACCGCGAAAAGGGCGTCCCCAAGAAGGAGTGGCGCAGCTACTACGAACGGGTGAAGGACAAAGTCGTGCCAAACATATTCATTTTCAccgtaaaaaattacaaagacGAAATGGTGCACTCCAGCTACCACGTGGGATACGTACTGAGGGCATTTCTCGAAATGAGCAAAGAAAGCTTCCCCTTCGACAatgttacaattttatttctccctCTATCCTTTTTAAACTTGGAGCACTACCCCTCGTCTGAAAGCATCGAATCTTCCATCAGTGCGCACATCTACGATGACATGAAGAATGGCTACAGCCTGTTTGCCAACAGCAACTTATTAAATGCAAAGCTATCGGAGCCTTATGTTTTTCTAGGCAACAATAAGTATTTTATCTTTGGAAATGTAATCGTCTTCTCCACGCAGATTTTGCACTCACTGTATGACACCCTTTTTAACATAAGTCTGTATAGTTACAAAATCGTTATGGCCGAGGGGCTGCTCTCCCTTTGCTTTGACCACTACGCGGATGTAGTGAAGGATGAGAGTGTTCACCTGGTGCTTATGCTCAAGTGCCTAGTCCTGCAAAAGTACTTGGAGCAAATCTTCGGGACGATCGAAAtgaatgtcattttttatgagcTTAGGGAGAGGTACTGCTCTCTTGTGGAGCTCTTCGGTGATGTGAATTTGTTTTACCATTGTGGTAAGGAGAGGGGGAAGTCCTTTACGTCGACTCAAGTGCGGAAGATGCCTGCCGGGATGGTCTCACCCCACTCTAACGTTCCACCCACGGGGGAGAGTTTCCCCACCCACGGCCGATCCCCCTATGCGCTGAACAGCCTGTTCTTCCTCAAAGCGTTCCTCTGCGTccgaatattttttaacatactgaagagcttctccttctgtgCCACCATTCAGCAGTACTGCTTTGggcttttcttttcctacCTCAAGCGGAAGGGGCGGGTGATCAGCTCGTCCAAGTTTTGGAAGCAG GTCCTCGCCGAGTGCACGCGCAGGTACATCGAGAGCTACAAGCAGCTCCCCAAGAACAAgttcaaaatgaagaggatcGATTTGCACGCCAACTCCAGCGAACTCAGGTCAGACGAGCACGAGCAGTACCAGCTgctggaaaaatatttctcgCAATTCCTCCAAACGTATATTAAGGGCTACGGGGTCTGCCAGTACATCCTTACATTCAACGTGCACCTACAGAGAAAGGGGACCTCCATGGACAGCTTCAATTTCCTGGTGAGCCAAAACTCCATTAACCCCTTCAATTTCGTGAATGAGAATTTCCACTCGGACTACTTCCTTGCAGAGATGGCGTCCACCAGTGTGTATAACCTCCTGGAGCTGAACAAGCACATCGATTGGAAGAGCAGcacacatggggggaagcacaacagtaggaggaacaaaatgatCATGCAGAATTACCTAGACCGAATCTACTACGATAAGCTCTCCGAAAAGGGGTCCCCAAGTGATTACTTTCACCACAATTTAGAGAAACAGTTCctctcatttttaaaggaaaaaaaaaacctccaGATAGACCACTTCTACGAATATCGGGAGGACCTGCTCAGCCGGAAGGCCAACGAGTTGCTAAAAAGACACGTCATGAGGAGGAAGCGTAAAAGTTTTGCCTTCCTCCCGAGAGCCACGCTCAGGAAGATGGCGCTTCCTGGCCAGATTGGCACCACGCAGAGTAGCAAAGATACCATAGGGAGAAACCCCGTCGGGTATGTCCCCAAGAGGGAGGAACAGGCACTGGGTGAAGGGGCAGGCGCAACCCCCCTGCAGAGTGAAAACGAGTCCAATTGGTTAGTTGCAAAGCGGCACACGGAAGGCGCCACCGAAGGGGACACGTGTAAAGACCAAACGGGGGGCGCTCTTTACGGAGGAACCGCGGATGGTGAAGTGCCCCTCATTGACGAACCCCTTGCGCAGAGAGACgtctccaaaaaaaggaagtcgAAGAAGAGAAAGCGTCacgagaaggggaaaaagaaaaaaaaaaaaaaaaaaaaatccaataGGGAACAAACAACCGTGGACGACCTAATCAGAGCAGAAAAGATAAACAGACGATTAAAGATTTctagaaattattttctaaaaaaaaaaaaagagataatCAATTTGCCCTACTCTAATTATGATAGCTTAGAACTCATCGCAAGGGATGGCAACTTCTATCTGGGCTTTGGCTACGTAGGGTCAGATGACCTCGCCCTGACCACTGGGAAAGGAAACCTCCACAATAATATCATCGCCTATCAgaagtttaaaaattgtaatttgaAAAAGCTAAGTGAGTTGTGCGTGGACAAGCATCACATCCATGAGTACAACAGCACAACTCCCTTCCACACCAGTTGCATATACCCGCAGTGGAAAACGACCCTTCGcttgttttattatttgcaCCTACTAAGCAAAAttcaaaagaagaagaagctcctAATGCGCGCTACTGCTCCTGTGCTGGATGCCaaggaggaaaacgaaatCGACATTTTCGGCCAGGGGGACCACGTGGGGGGCAAGCTCCTTGCGGACAAAcaagggaggaagaagcagaaaaaggagaggaaaaaaaaggagaaaaaaaaggacacacACGGGGGGAGTCGCCACGACGAGGCTCGGCACAGGCACAGGAAggcaaagaggaggaaaaaaatgcacaaaatggggggtaTACAAATGGTGGAAAATTTGGAGGGCGCACAAAACGTGGAAAGTGTGGAAAACGTGGAAAACATGGGGAGCATGAACCAAGCGGAGGGGGCGACAGGTGTGCCGAGCGGTGGGGTAAACgccgacgaggaggaagcacTGCGGGGGGGGTACGGCGGCGACGTGGATGGCTTTAATCACCCGCCGTACGGCACCCTCGAGAGCACCACTAGCTTAAATTTTGACTACCTCTACGCAGGGGGCATGCTGGAGGGGGGAGTAACCGCCCCGCCGTTCGACTCCATCGCGAATGAGGGGGTGTCAGTGGGGAAGGCCCAAGGGGGGCACGCAGATGGGATAAACGACGTAGCGGATGACGCGGCGGTGGATGTAACCGTTGATGGAGAGGCGGACCCCGCTGCCAGCCACGCGGGGGACCCACCCGGCGGAGGCGAAtcgaagaaggaaaagaaaaaaaaaagggaaaagcgaaaaatgaagaaaagcaaagaaaagataaaaagcCTGAGGGATCTCCTCCTGAACAACAAGCTGTACGCGGAGAACTACCTCAACCCCTATGTGGCCAACAACATGCCCATCTCCGTGGacgaaaataaatttttcttctgcttaTTAAAAATCGAAATTGTGGAGGATGACGGGGTGAGAGTTGTTAAAAAGAATCTGCTGGACAACGTCACTCCGACGCGATTCAGTGTAAACGCCAGACccgaaaagggaaggaaaaaggtCGCCTTTAAACATGAGGCCATATATATGTCAAAGCATGAAGAATACGTTAGTAGAAACCCAATCGATGCGATGGAAAGCTACACGAACGAAACGGTCAAGTTCATTGGAATTACAAATGAAAGTGATAAACACATGATTGAGTATTGCAAGCAGAAGGTCCTGAAGAAGGACAAGTCTTTGATGTGTCTAGACAACAGGAAATTAGTGGCAAAAATTTGTAGCAAAGGGAAAATTCCCCTGCTTTGGATTCGCATCGATAATgacttttccattttggggagAATTAGAAGAACGCAGAGTGCCAGCATGTGGATTCAGCAGCTGTTCAACGACAACAATGTGTTCGCGCAGCTCGAGTCCTCCTTCGCCTTGGCCTTcatccccttctttttcctccagAGGAATGTAGCGGGCGGTGGGGCAGCCTCAGCGGTAGTAGCGGTGACAGGGGGCGTAACAGCCGCATCAGGAGGAGTAGCGGGGCAGGTGGACTATAAGACCGATCAAGGCACCCATCCAGATGGCACACTCGGCATAAATATGCACTCCCATGGGGTTGGGGCCTCCAACTCGGGGACCAACCCACCACATAGCACCGCAAATGGTGGAGAGAACATCGGAGAAGACTCCATGCAGTTCATCCAATCGGTGCTCAGCACAAACAAAAGTGgcaagcacaaaaaaaatgacttccACTTGGGGACTCTCCCATTCAATGTTGCATCTGGGGCCACTCTAGATAGCCAACTGCTAAACGATAGCTATGACGTTGCGCATGGGCAGGAAAACCCCCCACACAAGAATCGCATGCTGGAGAGGGAAGTCACTTCCAACAGTATGGCGAATGAGAAGAACGTGGGGGCCCACCACAGCTCGAAGGGGCTAATGAACAACATCGTGAATGCCGACTATGCAAGTTACGcagcgggggaggaggaggaggaagaagaggacgcGGGGTTGGAGCTGCCCAACCTGCCTAGCAGTGgcaaatatgaaaaaaggaggagcagccaTCTGGCCCGCATCGCCAGAAATGATGAAGCTCCCATGAAGGAGAAGATCAACGCCAATCTGGTGAACGAGGACCAAAATGATttgctcaaaatggaaaggctGTCAAGTCATAGCAGCAGCTCTGGAAGCGAGACGGATGTGCTGGACTGTAACTTTTCCACCTCCACTATCGACGACTTGAATGAAGATGCAAACGCATCAGAACGTAACTACTCATCGTCTAGTTACAAGAAAcaaaagaattataaaaaaaaatggagcagaAAAATATCCATTGCAAACATCCCCATCAACGTAGAAGTGATCAAATGTCTTTACAAGTCTATAACGGCCACGTACCTCCATTACATGGTAAAGGTTAGATGCGTCTACTCCCTCTGCTTCATTCATAATAGGTACCTATGCACGCAGAAGATTATTCaaaacctttttttggaTTATGCCGACGAGTTTTATGGGAACGATTTGAATCAGAAGAGGTTCATGCATGCTTTCTATGTTGCCATGTCTTTGTTAAGGAACAGGAATAATAGGACGCCcaaaattattctttttttttttgcgaacaaGTGCGCCAATTTTGTCTACTCCCTTAACCTCAGTGAGAGGTACCACTTGGTGAGTgacgcgcaggggggggtagcggcgcaCTCGCAGGGGGGTATAGCGGCATCCTTTCAAGGGGTGCCCCCCCAGGGTGCCTCTCCAAGCGGGGGTATGACAAATCGGATGGGGAAGTGcccgcaaaagggggagcccCCAGAGGAACTGCGCGAAGACGCCAACGCGTCCAAACTCTCCTGCGCGACGTCCTTCCCCctgattttccccccctcgacGAACGACCTGTGCAAGAGCTACGACAGCGTCAGCCTCAAgcagggggaagcacacaGGGGGTCCCACTCTGCAGTTGTGAACAAAGACGCGCCCCCCGAAGGTGCCCATGATGAAGTCGAAATGGACTTTGTAGTGGAGAGAATGGCCGCCCTGACGCAGGACCAGCAGGAAATGTGCCAAGAGGAGGGGGGCATCCTCCTCCCACGCCGCCGTACCCCCCACTCGTATAAAACCGCGCAGCAGAAACGGACGAGAAAGGTGACGTACGAGAGGGAGCTCCTCATTCAGcgggaagaggaggaggacatcAAGATGGTGCTGGAGTGCCTTGGCAACATAAGGTTCAAAGGGGAGGCGCTCCCGATTAGCGGCCACCTCAGCGGAGTACCATACGGCCCAACGAAAGACAACCCGATGAGCAACAAGGAGTGCCTCTTTTCCGAGTACCTCTCCAATGCCACACAGAGTCACCCCCCCCACAGCGCAATCAGCCACGATAACagcttttgcaaaaaaaataaaaaaaaaaactaccaCACGTACGACTTCTGcaacatacatatatacaatcATGATGagaagaaattgaaaaataattttttaaaattaaaaaaaaaaaaaaaagaatatgtGGAGGAACTAATAGACGTACTATTTCTGATATACCAGCTGAAGAagctttccccctttttgcccaTTTCAGATTGGGTCATAATCATTCTCATTAGAACCATAGGAAGGAACAGAAGCATCCTGGACGCCTTCAAACGGAAGATGCACTGGGAGTACAAGGACCATTTTGATTTCTGTCGGTGCCTACCCAGTGAGGTTTCCCCCAAGGGCAGCGGATTCAACATGAGTAACTTCATTTCGGCGAGGAATGCAAACTGGTTTCGCCTCGAAATTGTGAGAGCGATTATTCATTTGATTCTGCAGGGGAGCATCCGTCTGTTTCAGGTTTTTTATCGCTACACCAGTGAGGGGGAGTACTCTCACGATGAGAGGGGTACCCAGGGGTGTCCTCCCAAATGGAGACCCAACTCGTTTGCAAGTACCCCcacaaaggaaaaataccTCTTCGTATCAAACTACACAAACTACGTGGAGAGGAAAACCATATGCAGCCATGTGCTTAACATTTACAGCGCCTTCCAGTTCTGCCTCCAAATCGCTCAGCTCTATGAGGATGCCCAATTTGAAATGCTCCTGTGGAGCAGTCTGTATAGCATGCTGCTCATATGCCAGCAGAAGCaccccttcttctttttacccttttcgaaaatgttctccaaatattttaaggaCTACCAGAAGAGAAGCTACTCCCCCTTCGAGTTTTACTTCTTGCTCTACGGCTTGAGCGAT
- a CDS encoding kelch domain-containing protein (encoded by transcript PVX_096105A) produces MDVLSKALPDDCLNKADLLKNEKNKIGEDDNEKALNNEENFHPTNFATNGTSNRRGKSPLRENSIQVVSKDGGDANGADSVKVNPQQITLEGKSNRYVNGANANGEVHLVYAYVLSDSKKTILSNSELISMHISAHTSAHIPTHISTDKDKNYTVKMKIKKLPSLRNGHFLCLTKNGEILAIGGCDGKKKYGLVEKFCADKQTWKQINLMHFPRSNFCGVCTEDDDLFILGGEGNHHILNSVEYYDSKINSWRSLPPLNCVRHSASATIFKNIIFVLGGKDGIGDYGKVHKSMEMLNLKDKKMKWIMGKPLKQARLGLATVVFQDKLYAIGGSTGVKDLSSVEIYDFQTGEWTGGPSLNFSRSNFVVFVWNNQLVAYGGVSKHRGDLIKRAEILNEEGTRWLLLNEDGSP; encoded by the exons ATGGATGTTTTGAGCAAGGCTCTTCCGGACGACTGCTTAAACAAAGCGGACTTATTAAAAAacgagaagaacaaaattggcGAGGACGATAACGAGAAGGCATTgaataatgaagaaaatttccatCCCACAAATTTCGCCACCAACGGGACAAGCAACAGACGCGGCAAAAGCCCCCTCAGAGAGAATAGCATCCAAGTGGTAAGCAAGGATGGTGGCGACGCAAATGGAGCAGACAGCGTCAAGGTGAACCCTCAGCAAATCACTCTGGAGGGAAAAAGCAACCGCTACGTGAACGGGGCGAACGCGAACGGAGAAGTGCACCTCGTGTACGCCTACGTGCTGAGTGACTCCAAAAAAACAATCCTCTCCAACAGTGAACTCATATCCATGCACATATCCGCTCACACATCCGCGCACATACCCACGCACATCTCCACCGATAAGGATAAAAACTACacagtaaaaatgaaaataaaaaaattgccctcTCTGAGAAACGGCCACTTTTTATGTTTGaccaaaaatggggaaatccTCGCCATAGGGGGATGtgacgggaaaaaaaaatacggaCTGGTTGAAAAATTCTGTGCAGACAAACAGACATGGAAACAAATAAACCTCATGCATTTTCCAAGATCCAATTTTTGTGGAGTATGTACGGAAGATGAtgaccttttcattttaggAGGGGAAGGCAATCACCACATTTTAAACAGTGTAGAATACTATgatagcaaaataaattcgTGGAggtccctcccccctctgaACTGCGTCAGACACTCTGCTAGTGCAAccatctttaaaaatataatttttgtgcTTGGGGGAAAGGACGGAATTGGGGACTATGGCAAGGTGCACAAAAGTATGGAGATGCTAAAtttgaaggacaaaaaaatgaagtggaTTATGGGTAAGCCTTTAAAGCAGGCGCGCCTCGGCCTTGCGACGGTGGTGTTTCAGGACAAGCTGTATGCCATAG GCGGATCGACTGGCGTGAAGGACCTCAGCTCTGTCGAAATATATGATTTCCAGACGGGCGAATGGACGGGAGGACCCAGCTTAAACTTCTCGCGTTCGAACTTTGTCGTCTTTGTTTGGAACAACCAGTTGGTGGCATACGGCGGCGTGAGCAAGCACCGGGGG GACCTTATAAAGAGGGCCGAAATACTAAACGAAGAAGGGACACGTTGGCTGCTGCTGAATGAAGATGGGTCACCATAA